One genomic window of Tatumella citrea includes the following:
- the arnD gene encoding 4-deoxy-4-formamido-L-arabinose-phosphoundecaprenol deformylase, producing the protein MKKVGLRIDVDTWRGTRLGMPALLDAMENAGVRSSVFFSVGPDNMGRHLWRLIKPAFLWKMLRSGAPSLYGWDILLAGTAWPGRIIGTGNAEIIRRTARQHETGLHAWDHHAWQMWAGVWKQPQLSAHIRRGKEALEAIIGTEVTCSAVAGWRADQRVVKAKQPFNFRYNSDCRGTSPFLPELTTSTLGTVQIPVTLPTWDEVVGRQVEPSQFNRFILDAMHKDQGTPVYTIHAEVEGIIGLNDFVQLLAMAREEGIEFVPLSELLPESDHFLPAGKISRGMLPGREGWLGCQTPVTRR; encoded by the coding sequence ATGAAAAAAGTCGGCCTGCGTATTGATGTTGATACCTGGCGCGGCACCCGTCTGGGAATGCCTGCACTTCTGGACGCCATGGAAAATGCCGGCGTCCGGTCGTCAGTTTTCTTCAGTGTCGGACCGGATAATATGGGGCGCCACCTGTGGCGCCTGATTAAACCTGCGTTTTTATGGAAAATGCTGCGTTCGGGAGCTCCGTCGTTATACGGCTGGGATATTTTACTGGCCGGGACTGCCTGGCCAGGACGTATCATTGGTACCGGGAATGCAGAAATTATCCGCCGTACTGCCCGCCAACACGAAACCGGTTTGCATGCCTGGGATCATCATGCCTGGCAAATGTGGGCCGGGGTCTGGAAACAACCCCAGTTATCTGCACATATCCGACGCGGAAAAGAAGCGCTGGAAGCTATTATTGGTACCGAAGTCACCTGCTCTGCCGTTGCCGGTTGGCGTGCCGACCAACGAGTGGTCAAGGCAAAACAGCCATTCAACTTCCGCTACAACAGTGACTGCCGGGGAACGTCGCCGTTTCTTCCTGAACTCACCACATCCACTCTTGGTACGGTTCAGATACCAGTAACCTTACCCACCTGGGACGAGGTTGTCGGCCGGCAGGTTGAGCCTTCTCAGTTTAATCGTTTTATTCTGGATGCCATGCATAAAGACCAGGGAACTCCTGTCTATACCATCCATGCAGAAGTAGAAGGGATCATTGGCCTGAATGATTTCGTTCAACTGCTGGCAATGGCGCGTGAAGAAGGCATTGAATTTGTTCCACTCAGTGAATTGCTCCCTGAGTCCGACCATTTCCTGCCGGCAGGAAAAATTTCCCGGGGTATGTTACCCGGCAGGGAAGGCTGGCTGGGATGTCAAACCCCTGTTACACGGCGTTGA
- the arnA gene encoding bifunctional UDP-4-amino-4-deoxy-L-arabinose formyltransferase/UDP-glucuronic acid oxidase ArnA yields MKAIVFAYHDMGCVGIEALIDAGYQITAIYTHLDNPGENHFFGSVAHLAAEHNIEVFSPENVNHPLWIERIKQSAPDIIFSFYYRDLICDEILSIPQQGAFNLHGSLLPRYRGRAPLNWVLVNGETETGVTLHKMVHRADAGDIAAQYKVAIEPTDDALRLHKKLTRTARELLNEQLPLIKNGQLKLTPQDESKATYVGRRTPEDGRLDWNRSAAELHNLVRAVSEPWPGAFSFSGTTRFIVWKSRVRQDLPAAIPGKVLATAPLTIATAQGALEVVTGQTDNSVYMQGNELAKTLGLVEGAVLSSQPVTRDKKRTRVLILGVNGFIGNHLTERLLQDDNYEIYGMDIGSDAVSRFLANDRFHFVEGDITIHSEWIDYHIKKCDVVLPLVAIATPVEYTRNPLRVFELDFEENLKIIRGCVKHKKRIIFPSTSEVYGMCTDKTFDEDNSNLVVGPINKQRWIYSVSKQLLDRVIWAYGEKENLRFTLFRPFNWMGPRLDSLNSARIGSSRAITQLILNLVEGSPIKLIDGGAQKRCFTDISDGIEALFRIIENKNGQCDGQIINIGNPENEASIRELAEMLYRCFERHPLRHHFPPFAGYREVESSSYYGKGYQDVEHRKPDIRNARRLLGWTPETEMETTVEQTLDFFLRTVITSDNTP; encoded by the coding sequence ATGAAAGCTATAGTCTTCGCTTATCACGACATGGGATGCGTCGGTATTGAAGCGCTGATTGACGCCGGGTATCAGATAACGGCAATTTACACCCACCTGGATAATCCTGGTGAGAATCATTTCTTTGGTTCGGTCGCCCATCTGGCGGCGGAACATAATATTGAAGTTTTTTCGCCGGAAAACGTCAATCATCCTCTGTGGATAGAGCGGATTAAACAAAGTGCTCCTGACATCATTTTTTCCTTTTACTACCGTGATTTGATTTGTGATGAAATCCTGTCAATCCCACAACAGGGTGCATTTAATCTGCATGGCTCACTGCTCCCCCGTTATCGTGGGCGTGCGCCGTTAAACTGGGTACTGGTTAATGGTGAAACCGAAACCGGCGTGACTCTGCATAAAATGGTACATCGTGCCGATGCCGGTGATATCGCAGCCCAGTATAAAGTTGCTATTGAACCCACCGATGATGCATTGCGTCTGCACAAAAAACTAACCCGTACAGCACGGGAATTGCTAAACGAACAGCTACCTTTAATCAAAAACGGCCAACTGAAGTTGACTCCGCAGGATGAAAGTAAAGCCACCTATGTCGGTCGCAGAACCCCGGAAGATGGACGGCTGGACTGGAACCGTAGTGCGGCCGAGCTCCATAATCTGGTTCGGGCAGTCAGTGAACCCTGGCCTGGAGCTTTCAGTTTTTCAGGAACCACCCGGTTTATTGTCTGGAAATCCCGTGTTCGTCAGGACCTGCCAGCAGCCATTCCGGGCAAAGTGCTTGCTACCGCACCGCTGACTATTGCCACCGCTCAGGGTGCGCTTGAAGTCGTTACCGGTCAGACTGATAACAGTGTGTATATGCAGGGTAACGAGCTGGCAAAAACTCTGGGTCTGGTAGAAGGTGCAGTGTTAAGCAGCCAGCCAGTGACCCGCGATAAAAAACGTACCCGGGTACTGATTCTGGGTGTAAATGGCTTTATCGGTAATCATCTGACTGAGCGCCTGCTGCAGGACGATAATTACGAAATCTATGGTATGGATATCGGCTCTGATGCTGTATCCCGTTTTCTGGCTAACGACAGATTCCATTTTGTCGAAGGTGATATCACCATTCATTCAGAATGGATCGATTACCACATCAAAAAATGTGATGTCGTGTTGCCTCTGGTAGCTATTGCCACTCCGGTTGAATATACCCGAAATCCGTTACGGGTCTTTGAGCTCGATTTTGAAGAAAACCTGAAAATTATCCGTGGTTGTGTAAAACATAAAAAACGCATAATTTTCCCATCCACTTCTGAAGTTTATGGAATGTGTACTGATAAAACCTTTGATGAAGATAATTCAAATCTGGTGGTCGGTCCTATCAATAAACAGCGTTGGATTTATTCGGTCTCTAAACAGCTGCTGGATCGCGTAATCTGGGCTTATGGCGAAAAAGAAAACCTGCGCTTCACCCTGTTCCGTCCGTTCAACTGGATGGGACCTCGTCTGGACAGCCTGAATTCAGCACGTATTGGTAGTTCCCGTGCCATTACTCAGTTAATCCTGAATCTGGTAGAAGGTTCGCCTATTAAACTGATTGATGGCGGAGCTCAGAAACGTTGCTTCACCGACATCAGCGACGGTATTGAAGCTCTGTTCCGGATTATCGAGAATAAAAATGGTCAGTGTGATGGTCAGATCATCAATATAGGTAATCCCGAGAACGAAGCAAGTATCAGAGAGCTGGCAGAAATGCTGTATCGCTGCTTTGAACGCCATCCGCTGCGTCATCATTTCCCTCCATTTGCAGGTTACCGTGAAGTGGAAAGCAGCAGCTACTACGGCAAAGGTTACCAGGATGTCGAGCACCGTAAACCAGATATCCGTAATGCCCGTCGCCTGTTGGGATGGACACCTGAGACCGAAATGGAAACTACGGTAGAGCAAACGCTGGATTTCTTCCTGCGCACTGTGATTACGTCGGATAATACTCCATGA
- a CDS encoding ATP-binding protein has product MSYDYPGRLFWKMLLGFMLVFLVISQFMWLGFSLLGSEPPEQRLTRQLLTTQLDLAADQVEQHGPSGFNQLAARWPELLRSATLFSETSEPTTPPDMLNSPDDQSGDNKPDSGKPEPMLTRVVQAPDNQHYQISIDMHLLHSGKEWRTLPLIQRFLHVPMPVLIFIIPMGLLFSLLLAWNLIRPMRQLREGFGQISSGDLTVRLYQKMQRRHDEFSIVAREFDAMVERLDVLVKAREELLHDISHELRTPLARLQLATALARQAPANVNDSLERIDNEAQKLDKMIGELLTLSRSEHGHPEQDQYFDLTSLLDVVVADARFEAQIPQVKINVSYDLNADFMVQGNAEMIRRCIENVLRNALRFSSAGQTIDISMDSGQEWLTLLIRDQGPGVEQDKLSSIFDPFVRVKSAKSGKGYGLGLAIVRKILLAHNGEVRARNRPEGGLEIALRIPHWHQN; this is encoded by the coding sequence ATGAGCTACGACTATCCCGGACGCCTGTTCTGGAAAATGTTGCTTGGCTTTATGCTGGTTTTCCTGGTGATTAGCCAGTTTATGTGGCTCGGGTTTAGTTTGTTGGGTTCTGAGCCACCGGAACAGAGGCTGACGCGTCAGTTACTGACTACTCAGCTGGACCTGGCCGCTGATCAGGTCGAACAGCACGGACCGTCAGGATTTAACCAACTGGCCGCCAGATGGCCGGAGTTGCTCCGGTCAGCCACTCTGTTCAGTGAAACCTCTGAACCGACAACGCCTCCGGACATGCTGAATAGTCCGGATGATCAATCCGGGGATAACAAACCTGACTCCGGAAAACCAGAGCCAATGCTGACCCGAGTGGTGCAGGCTCCTGATAATCAGCATTATCAGATTTCAATCGATATGCACCTGCTTCATTCAGGCAAGGAATGGAGAACGTTGCCATTAATTCAGCGTTTTTTGCATGTGCCGATGCCGGTGTTAATTTTTATCATTCCGATGGGCTTGTTGTTTAGCCTGTTGTTAGCCTGGAACCTGATTCGGCCGATGCGCCAGCTGCGGGAAGGTTTCGGCCAGATTTCCAGTGGCGACCTCACGGTGCGGTTGTATCAGAAAATGCAGCGTCGCCATGATGAATTTTCTATTGTCGCCCGCGAATTTGATGCGATGGTGGAGCGTCTGGACGTGCTGGTTAAGGCCAGAGAAGAACTTCTGCACGATATTTCACATGAATTACGAACCCCCCTGGCAAGGCTTCAGTTAGCCACCGCTCTGGCTCGTCAGGCGCCGGCTAATGTGAATGATTCACTGGAAAGGATTGATAACGAAGCTCAGAAACTGGACAAAATGATTGGTGAACTGCTGACATTATCCCGAAGTGAGCACGGTCATCCGGAACAGGACCAGTATTTTGACCTGACCAGTTTACTGGATGTCGTTGTGGCAGATGCCCGTTTTGAAGCACAGATTCCGCAGGTAAAAATTAACGTCAGCTATGATTTGAATGCTGACTTTATGGTGCAGGGCAATGCTGAGATGATTCGCCGTTGTATCGAAAATGTATTGCGTAATGCATTGCGTTTTTCATCTGCGGGTCAGACTATCGATATCTCGATGGATTCCGGCCAGGAATGGCTGACATTACTGATCCGCGATCAGGGGCCGGGAGTCGAACAGGATAAACTTTCCAGTATTTTTGATCCTTTTGTTCGGGTGAAGTCGGCTAAATCAGGAAAGGGATATGGATTAGGGCTGGCTATTGTACGTAAGATTTTGCTGGCTCATAACGGTGAAGTCAGAGCCCGCAATCGCCCTGAAGGTGGGCTGGAGATTGCCCTGCGGATACCACACTGGCATCAGAACTAA
- the arnF gene encoding 4-amino-4-deoxy-L-arabinose-phosphoundecaprenol flippase subunit ArnF — protein MGYIPAICSVLLVSFAQVAMKFAMSRFPASVGIGDFVRDLAEHPADAGWLLAGLAGYALSMGCWFLALKRLPLSKAYALLSLSYIIVWAAAITLGFQGERFSFTTLAGILSVIVGVMLVCMPSAKR, from the coding sequence ATGGGATATATTCCGGCTATCTGTAGTGTGCTACTGGTCAGTTTTGCTCAGGTAGCCATGAAGTTTGCGATGAGTCGTTTTCCTGCCAGTGTCGGAATCGGGGACTTTGTCCGCGATCTGGCAGAACATCCGGCTGATGCCGGGTGGTTGCTGGCCGGTCTGGCAGGCTATGCTCTTTCAATGGGGTGCTGGTTTCTGGCCCTGAAACGCCTGCCTCTGAGCAAAGCCTATGCATTACTCAGTCTCAGTTACATTATTGTCTGGGCTGCTGCGATAACGTTGGGTTTTCAGGGAGAACGTTTTTCTTTTACAACACTGGCTGGAATTTTGTCAGTGATTGTCGGGGTGATGTTAGTTTGTATGCCTTCGGCTAAACGATAA
- the arnE gene encoding 4-amino-4-deoxy-L-arabinose-phosphoundecaprenol flippase subunit ArnE, with the protein MTWLLLIFSSLISCLGQLCQKQAAAPINGASNPGHLIRWLGLAVFCLGIAMLLWLQVLRSLPVGIAYPMLSMNFIWVTLAARWLWGEPVSLRHWCGTGLIILGIVLISGAV; encoded by the coding sequence ATGACCTGGCTGTTGCTGATTTTTTCCAGTCTGATCAGCTGCCTTGGGCAGCTGTGTCAGAAACAGGCAGCCGCTCCGATAAATGGAGCATCTAATCCCGGCCATTTGATCCGCTGGCTGGGATTAGCAGTGTTCTGTCTGGGTATCGCCATGTTGCTATGGTTGCAGGTATTACGTTCTCTGCCAGTCGGAATCGCTTATCCGATGCTGAGCATGAATTTTATCTGGGTAACTCTGGCTGCACGTTGGCTATGGGGCGAGCCAGTCAGCCTCCGCCACTGGTGCGGTACAGGTTTGATAATTCTCGGCATTGTGTTAATCAGCGGAGCTGTCTGA
- the arnT gene encoding lipid IV(A) 4-amino-4-deoxy-L-arabinosyltransferase yields the protein MKITKTGFILLFLFALCYLLPLDMRALWQPDEFRYAEISREMLATHNWVVPHFFGLRYFEKPIAGYWINNISQWLFGHNNFAVRFGSVFSISVSAMLVSWLAWSIWRDRKVTLFAAVIYLSCMLVYSIGTYAVLDPMITLWMSAAMASFWLASESKTSGKKAAGYLLLGLTCGMGVMTKGFLALAVPVISIIPWVVVTRRWKEVLVYGPLAVVSATIITLPWALAINAREPDFWHYFFWIEHIQRFAEPNAQHKAPFWYYIPILLLGALPWLGYLPAALKSGWQQRHQTPGAIYLAGWVIMPLIFFSIAKGKLPTYILPCFGPLAILMANVVCRGYQKIRVSAKANGWINLLFGVLGMVALLVCRLLPSHPLFSPDEVLGFTLAMLAFLFWAIIGAVTLIKTEKYWHAAVLCPLVLILTIGYAIPEKIRDSKQPQDFLSKVSDRMDNSGYILADGVGLASGIAWHLKRSDIDMYNQSGEMAYGLAYPNGQGRLISRSAFPDWLATHRSKGVSLVLLLQKNQGLQQMQLPAPDFSYQQGRLLYVEYGPAK from the coding sequence ATGAAAATCACAAAAACTGGTTTTATCCTGCTGTTCCTGTTTGCACTCTGCTATCTGTTGCCTTTAGATATGCGTGCACTATGGCAGCCAGACGAATTCCGCTATGCCGAAATCAGCCGTGAAATGCTGGCAACTCATAACTGGGTTGTGCCACATTTCTTCGGTCTGCGTTATTTTGAAAAACCTATCGCCGGATACTGGATTAACAATATTAGCCAGTGGTTGTTTGGTCATAACAATTTCGCCGTCCGGTTTGGCTCAGTATTCTCCATCTCCGTAAGTGCGATGTTGGTCAGTTGGCTGGCCTGGAGTATCTGGCGCGATCGTAAAGTGACACTGTTTGCTGCTGTCATCTACCTGAGCTGCATGCTGGTCTATTCCATTGGTACCTACGCTGTATTAGACCCAATGATTACCCTGTGGATGAGTGCGGCCATGGCTTCTTTCTGGCTGGCCAGTGAATCGAAAACCTCAGGGAAAAAAGCCGCCGGTTATCTGCTACTGGGTTTAACCTGCGGCATGGGGGTGATGACTAAAGGTTTCCTCGCACTGGCAGTGCCGGTTATCAGCATTATTCCGTGGGTTGTTGTCACACGCCGCTGGAAGGAAGTACTTGTTTATGGCCCGCTCGCTGTAGTGAGTGCCACAATCATTACTCTGCCCTGGGCACTGGCAATAAATGCCAGAGAACCTGATTTCTGGCACTATTTCTTCTGGATAGAACATATTCAGCGTTTTGCTGAGCCCAATGCCCAGCATAAAGCACCTTTCTGGTATTACATTCCGATCCTATTGCTTGGCGCGTTACCGTGGCTCGGTTATCTGCCAGCAGCGCTCAAAAGTGGCTGGCAGCAACGCCATCAGACCCCGGGGGCCATCTACCTGGCGGGCTGGGTAATTATGCCGTTAATATTTTTCAGCATTGCAAAAGGTAAATTGCCTACCTACATCCTGCCCTGCTTCGGTCCGTTGGCTATTTTAATGGCGAATGTTGTCTGTCGTGGATATCAGAAAATCAGAGTCAGTGCTAAAGCTAACGGCTGGATCAATCTGCTGTTTGGGGTACTGGGTATGGTGGCTCTGCTGGTTTGCCGCCTGTTACCGTCGCACCCATTGTTTTCACCTGACGAGGTCTTAGGCTTCACTCTGGCAATGCTGGCATTCCTGTTCTGGGCCATTATTGGTGCGGTTACCCTGATTAAGACCGAAAAATACTGGCACGCTGCGGTACTCTGCCCGCTGGTATTAATCCTTACCATTGGTTATGCCATTCCTGAAAAGATACGTGATTCTAAACAGCCACAGGATTTTCTGAGTAAGGTCAGTGACCGCATGGATAATAGTGGTTATATTCTGGCCGATGGTGTGGGCCTTGCTTCAGGCATTGCCTGGCATTTAAAACGCTCAGATATTGATATGTATAATCAGTCAGGGGAGATGGCCTATGGTCTGGCCTATCCTAACGGTCAGGGGCGACTAATCAGCCGCAGTGCTTTTCCGGACTGGCTGGCAACTCATCGCAGCAAAGGTGTATCACTGGTATTGTTACTGCAGAAAAACCAGGGCTTACAGCAGATGCAACTTCCCGCACCAGACTTTAGCTATCAGCAAGGTCGCCTGCTGTATGTTGAATACGGCCCGGCGAAATGA